The DNA segment GACCTGACTGCACACCATGCCATCCCTATTTTAAACTCCTGGACATTTGATGTTAAAAAAGATTAAAGATTCGGTATTTATAGGTCTGGGGATCGGAATTATGGTCCCCGGAATTCTGGGCAGCATCGTCTGGTTTCTCATGCACCGTTACCCTTTCCTTGCGAAAGCAGATCTGCTGCTGATTGCCTGTATTGCGGTAAATGCAGGATTACTCCATTATTTCTTTAAATTGAATAAAGAAAACCTTGGAAGAGGCATTATCAGTGCCACATTCATATGGGCTTTTGTGTTCTTTTTCTATAAAATTAACCAATAAATTATGAAATACTACCTAGTAGCGGGAGAGGCTTCCGGAGATCTGCACGGCGCTAATTTAATGAAGGCCATTAAAGCGGAAGACGAGTCTGCTGATTTTCGTTACTATGGTGGAGACAAGATGCAGGCAGAAGGCGGGGAATTGAAAAAGCATTACTCAGAAATGGCCTTTATGGGCTTTACCGAAGTATTGCTCAACATTCGTACGATCTTCAAGAACATGAAGGCATGTAAAGCGGATGTCCTTGCTTACCATCCTGATGTATTGATCCTGATTGATTTTCCTGGTTTTAACCTTAAAATTGCAGAATTTGCGAAAGCAAATGGCCTTAAAGTATGTTATTATATTTCTCCCAAAGTATGGGCCTGGAATCAGAAAAGAGTGCTTAAAATAAAAAGAATTGTGGACAAGCTATTCTGCATTCTGCCTTTCGAAGTAGACTTTTACAAGACCTGGGGAATGGAGGTCGATTATGTGGGAAATCCATTATTGGATGAGATCGCACAATTTGTTCCTGATCTGGATTTTCGCAGCAAATACCAGCTTGATAAAGACATCATCGCGCTCTTGCCGGGAAGCAGGAAACAGGAGATCGAACGCCTGCTGCCGGATATGTTAAGCGTCACCGCGGATTTCCCTGAACAGCAATTTGTAGTGGCAGCAGCGCCAAGCTTCGAGGAAGCCTATTACCGGCAGTTTATCAACGCTGCAAACGTGACCCTTGTTTTCGGACAAACTTATCAGCTGCTCCATGTCGCAAAAGCCGCTGTGGTGGCCTCAGGTACGGCGACTCTGGAAACTGCGCTGTTTCATGTGCCGCAGGTTGTGGTCTATAGGGGAGGAGCAATCTCTGTTGCAATCGCCAGAATGCTGGTCAAGATTCGTTTTATTTCCCTTGTGAACCTGATCATGGATAGGAAAGTCGTTACAGAACTTATTCAGGAGGATTGTAATACTTTACAGATCAGTACGAACCTGAAAAATCTGCTGGAAGGTGCCGAACGCGGGCAAATGCTACAGGATTATGCCGAATTATC comes from the Pedobacter sp. FW305-3-2-15-E-R2A2 genome and includes:
- a CDS encoding stationary phase survival protein SurE, producing the protein MLKKIKDSVFIGLGIGIMVPGILGSIVWFLMHRYPFLAKADLLLIACIAVNAGLLHYFFKLNKENLGRGIISATFIWAFVFFFYKINQ
- the lpxB gene encoding lipid-A-disaccharide synthase; this encodes MKYYLVAGEASGDLHGANLMKAIKAEDESADFRYYGGDKMQAEGGELKKHYSEMAFMGFTEVLLNIRTIFKNMKACKADVLAYHPDVLILIDFPGFNLKIAEFAKANGLKVCYYISPKVWAWNQKRVLKIKRIVDKLFCILPFEVDFYKTWGMEVDYVGNPLLDEIAQFVPDLDFRSKYQLDKDIIALLPGSRKQEIERLLPDMLSVTADFPEQQFVVAAAPSFEEAYYRQFINAANVTLVFGQTYQLLHVAKAAVVASGTATLETALFHVPQVVVYRGGAISVAIARMLVKIRFISLVNLIMDRKVVTELIQEDCNTLQISTNLKNLLEGAERGQMLQDYAELSGKMGTAGASERTAKLIMRFLKGL